A single Seriola aureovittata isolate HTS-2021-v1 ecotype China chromosome 19, ASM2101889v1, whole genome shotgun sequence DNA region contains:
- the LOC130187316 gene encoding beta/gamma crystallin domain-containing protein 1-like isoform X2 has translation MSESPEEQPSTGVLGRIGSWFSPWKGNGPKSPIENASPTSDQAVKSEGYKESGEFVRPKPGEQQWQEEKEHSSNPNPLGFSRDSFFCEEKDATQSAHSHGSVGNSTETGEGGPKEEEFVESRKEGTGQGKEREESSNGPSASGIPDKNASHLTHLPSSTKQGVVWDSDRAHAQPQARRQAQAQAGKRLHVYLEETSVIQRGRDACASQEVVRTKVTERLRVLPKADSSQSFDLPKSSSSKSAKNKRTNVRPAIGAQGYYSALVGVSLKSHKDSQLETEPDKEQTEADSMGRKNAARRKVRKNSQEDGGNSPQEKMSPNAQPVPEGFPSSDNSVTSPQGKSPKTHMGESSVNSSSTHHPTSQTSPEGGESQTSCPDTIKQLDNFQDSNSVIADTLVCVVDVGADMEDDDSLYRVERKTETPESKRRSMKVSRSEVKFFPKSVPLKSSQSPADDKQDFKPALKNTNEEKDMAKTEIDARLHDLTKTDEEPKPVVGRIADKINLFERQHAAGGNKQTFQTPRSADTSPVRKTTERLKAEFELSDQRSRSAERYSTARSSPASPAREKPLTVKERMRNFTQASKSEAKPALPQKPAMTGMSQKTTSSVAASELPELDSRDKLDTEEQIKATAMSEIIRKPDGQDCSTVGVKISIQQQPPTAPKTTDTVASNTTDQGTKPNSVEPDVPAKGTDDSSEMTSSVRPQAKGPSRTGSRSKRKKSKEPTSPMSPNRENKPTSKSDIAAIKQEQVDDTVEPVSPAKQLTDKVSSSSDKGQENTSEKQSLSDTRQKNFKKEAEVLGKEKQQLDSSFKTENSDKPDNRQEGLPEPSVIKDEPDTAASNRGTKKPIDKDPVILPQEEEKTGGHSLVFTQYREKASKDSSETSESSPSPAVDRPIEKTPSVEQELPVEQPKLDKKSSVQPESKSKGKVIQPGKRKEGQKSQPQNKDTKPVNLSESKNVEKEEGREKKNQTENKDKKKPQQLLRSDKNTTSGKVSDSGQGISGTERSVAKDDERKNAERKEQPQPIKDIKQEANPLEPASQSSEKISASSEDLPAQTQHVSQMATAHPEKNAICAVTQTNEAVSRTKSDNGPLKGETTTTVPLQKSTESSGTDAEPVVSAAEPQANSVSVEKTENSPDDSRTHGANDVEFSSPKPVIKATTAAEKVTVKAANDTPVPITVQTENNAENQSSVKEPSPVSVSKSASSQGEGPDDGKKSSTVKTVPSEEKISGDISKLAPSTSLKGAEEIAQGLSNRNASKSTVNVAENTAEKTLSSQVNELPPVANGDISPDSQPLTVKKEPVNNKPSATPKAPTSPEANKLSPDSIQRSPMKKLHLPRGLSKDDSTKQQDAPSSWLDLDFPKRKPKVTERKLSSSVSESNLLDPSGELDDDDFIDKIKKLCAPFSLPPRKHNQLRPPQPPFAMPAIKEDRFEKTFDPEEFKFGLRKKNQFTLDTPPSLLAKRNETKSGLKPARASLADRSFLLSSLDTDSRLRDKTSVKDEVDTKEEKDDKIKVKSRLEGSCVLSSLNSSIRGKRNGAQTQEEGTSSEDGTSSKSPKLSPPPLSQPHPPSPTTTAPMKVTLTKQSSALSDTKEAAEAVVSDSGPPFPSFNDIKLPDYLEKYLQQEPGKPVESTQAQEQVNNKVIGKMTTPVSGGEADLAVKPGQLLPDAGPFPAIPPSTQPTLPEQPQGKLRNHIRTARGFHKRPGKMVLFERADFSGETYKIYRDIADATSLQLSPLISVKVVRGCWVLYEKPDFQGRSIALEEGGMELTNLWEEPDSETEPHNNPPVLIGSIRLAVWDYSIPHIDLFTEPEGHGRVTPYHDDTIETGSFGIPVSTASIQVHSGVWLVFSDPGFQGMLAVLETGVYPIPETWGFPSPFVGSLRPLKMGGFKVENPNEVKAKVYEKPGFEGSCVEIDSDIFSFSEDEEDITADSTNLASKKLKSVGSLKIIGGLWVGYSQPGFEGQQYILEEGEYLDCSEWGGSEQLLSLRPILADFMSPHLKMFNNRDFDKLGVNIDLTVPVINMDDTGYGTKTESIDVIGGIWVVFEEPGFCGESYILEKGLYGSPEDWGALQPRVASAMPVMLDDFEHAAKFKVQIFSDPGFQGSVLTLEDNAASPQGSISVASCKVLAGSWLAFEGQDFTGRMYVLEVGSYPDLRAMGCVNASSSILSLQPVGFEFSLPSIALFERGGLRGKRVVLTDGSVNLQLVGGCSRVQSVLVEGGMWVLYEGVNYRGAQILLKPGEILDWRKFSGWQKIGSLRPLMQKQMHFRVRNRQTGLMMSVTGDLDDVKLLRIQETEATDGFEQIWFYHNGHLHCKLLEECCLSPSGSVTMAGSRVGLTPEPENQVHLWSITPEGFIRYTPTSDLVLEVKGGHHYDKNQVILNSLDPNKPQQRWNVEII, from the exons ATG TCTGAGAGCCCCGAAGAGCAGCCAAGCACTGGGGTCTTGGGCCGTATTGGGAGCTGGTTCTCTCCATGGAAAGGAAACGGTCCAAAGAGTCCTATTGAAAATGCCTCCCCAACTAGTGATCAGGCTGTTAAGTCAGAGGGATACAAGGAGAGTGGGGAGTTCGTGAGACCCAAGCCAGGAGAACAACAGtggcaggaggagaaggagcacaGCTCTAATCCCAATCCACTGGGTTTCTCCAGAGACAGTTTCTTCTGTGAGGAGAAGGACGCCACGCAGTCTGCCCACAGCCACGGCTCCGTTGGGAACAGCACTGAGACAGGAGAAGGAGGTCCAAAAGAGGAGGAGTTTGTAGAGAGCAGGAAGGAGGGAACAGGGCAGggcaaagagagggaggagagcagcaaCGGTCCTTCAGCGAGCGGGATTCCTGACAAGAATGCCAGTCATCTGACACATCTCCCTTCCTCCACTAAACAGGGTGTGGTATGGGACTCTGACCGGGCACACGCCCAGCCTCAGGCCAGGAGACAAGCACAGGCCCAGGCAGGCAAGAGGCTCCATGTGTACCTGGAGGAGACCAGCGTGATTCAACGCGGCCGAGACGCTTGTGCTTCACAGGAAGTCGTCCGCACCAAAGTCACAGAAAGACTACGGGTCCTCCCAAAGGCAGACTCATCACAAAGTTTTGATCTACCAAAGAGCTCAAGTTCAAAAAGTGCAAAGAACAAAAGGACAAATGTTAGGCCTGCCATTGGGGCACAGGGTTATTACAGTGCTCTAGTGGGTGTGTCACTGAAATCACACAAAGACTCACAGTTAGAGACTGAACCTGATAAAGAacaaacagaggcagacagcaTGGGGCGTAAGAATGCAGCCAGAAGGAAAGTACGAAAAAACTCtcaggaggatggagggaacaGCCCCCAGGAAAAAATGTCTCCTAATGCTCAACCTGTCCCGGAGGGATTCCCTTCATCAGATAACTCAGTGACCAGTCCTCAGGGCAAAAGTCCAAAGACACACATGGGAGAATCGTCTGTaaactcctcctccacacaccaCCCCACCTCCCAGACCTCACCTGAAGGAGGGGAAAGTCAGACTTCCTGTCCCGATACCATCAAGCAATTGGACAACTTCCAGGATTCAAACTCAGTCATTGCAGACACACTGGTATGTGTGGTTGATGTTGGCGCAGACATGGAGGACGATGACAGCCTTTACAGAGTAGAAAGGAAGACAGAGACACCAGAGTCCAAACGTAGGAGTATGAAAGTTTCTCGGAGTGAGGTGAAGTTTTTTCCAAAAAGTGTGCCTTTGAAGTCTTCGCAAAGTCCAGCAGACGACAAACAGGATTTTAAACCAGCATTAAAGAATACCAATGAAGAAAAGGATATGGCCAAAACAGAGATTGACGCGAG ACTACATGACCTGACGAAAACTGATGAGGAGCCTAAACCAGTCGTCGGCCGCATTGCAGATAAAATCAACCTCTTTGAGCGGCAGCATGCAGCAGGGGGTAACAAACAGACCTTCCAAACCCCGCGAAGTGCTGATACCTCTCCGGTCAGGAAAACCACAGAGAGGCTGAAAGCAGAATTTGAGTTGTCGGACCAGAGGTCGAGATCAGCCGAACGTTACAGCACAGCCAGGTCCAGCCCTGCGTCACCTGCCAGAGAGAAACCGTTGACTGTCAAGGAGCGAATGAGGAACTTTACACAGGCATCTAAATCAGAGGCTAAACCAGCACTACCTCAAAAGCCAGCCATGACTGGAATGTCTCAAAAGACCACATCATCTGTTGCTGCATCAGAGTTGCCAGAACTGGACAGTCGGGATAAACTGGATACTGAAGAGCAGATAAAGGCAACAGCAATGTCAGAGATAATACGAAAACCAGATGGACAAGATTGCAGTACTGTAGGGGTAAAGATTTCCATTCAACAACAACCACCAACAGCCCccaaaacaacagacactgtGGCCTCGAACACAACAGATCAGGGTACGAAACCTAACAGTGTTGAACCAGATGTCCCAGCTAAAGGAACTGATGACTCCTCAGAAATGACCAGCAGTGTTAGACCACAGGCCAAAGGCCCCAGCAGAACAGGCTCCCGctctaaaagaaagaaaagtaaagagcCTACAAGTCCCATGAGCCCAAATAGGGAAAACAAACCTACAAGTAAGTCAGACATCGCTGCTATAAAACAAGAGCAGGTGGATGATACAGTGGAGCCCGTCTCTCCCGCCAAACAGCTCACTGACAAAGTCTCATCATCATCTGATAAAGGCCAAGAAAACACATCAGAAAAACAGTCGCTTTCTGATACTAGAcagaaaaattttaaaaaggaagcGGAAGTATTAggaaaagagaagcagcagttagattcttcatttaaaacagaGAACAGTGACAAACCAGACAACAGACAGGAGGGACTACCTGAACCATCTGTCATCAAAGATGAACCTGATACTGCTGCTTCTAACCGTGGAACAAAGAAGCCTATTGACAAGGACCCCGTTATTTTACCccaagaggaggaaaagacagGGGGACACAGCCTTGTGTTCACACAGTACAGAGAAAAGGCTTCCAAGGACAGCAGTGAAACTTCAGAGTCCTCCCCCTCACCTGCTGTTGACAGGCCTATTGAGAAGACTCCTTCAGTGGAGCAGGAGTTACCTGTTGAACAGCCCAAATTAGATAAAAAATCATCAGTGCAGCCTGAATCAAAAAGTAAAGGAAAAGTAATCCAGCCcggtaaaagaaaagaagggcAAAAATCGCAAcctcaaaacaaagacacaaaaccagTAAATCTGTCTGAGAGTAAGAAtgtggagaaagaggaagggagagaaaaaaaaaatcagactgagaacaaagacaaaaaaaaaccacagcagctgctgcgtTCAGATAAAAATACCACAAGTGGCAAGGTTTCAGACAGTGGACAAGGTATCTCAGGAACAGAGAGAAGTGTTGCTAAGGacgatgaaagaaaaaatgctgagagaaaagagcagcCACAGCCCattaaagacataaaacaagaaGCTAATCCACTAGAACCAGCCTCTCAGTCATCAGAAAAGATCAGTGCATCATCAGAGGACCTCCCTGCTCAAACACAGCATGTCAGTCAGATGGCGACTGCACATCCAGAAAAAAATGCTATTTGCGCCGTCACTCAGACTAATGAGGCTGTGAGTCGGACCAAGAGCGATAATGGACCTTTGAAGGGAGAGACGACAACAACTGTGCCTCTACAGAAGTCCACAGAAAGCTCTGGAACAGACGCAGAGCCAGTGGTGAGTGCAGCAGAGCCACAGGCTAATTCTGTATCAGTGGAAAAAACAGAGAATTCACCCGATGACTCACGTACACATGGAGCTAATGATGTTGAGTTCTCCAGCCCAAAGCCTGTTATCAAAGCAACTACAGCAGCTGAGAAAGTGACTGTAAAAGCTGCTAATGACACTCCAGTGCCGATAACTGTACAGACTGAAAATAATGCAGAGAACCAATCATCTGTTAAAGAGCCTTCTCCTGTTTCAGTCTCTAAATCTGCGAGCAGCCAGGGAGAAGGGCCGGatgatgggaaaaaaagttCAACTGTCAAAACAGTGCCCTCAGAAGAGAAAATCTCAGGCGATATAAGCAAACTCGCTCCTAGCACTTCACTCAAGGGTGCAGAAGAAATAGCACAAGGCCTTTCTAATAGAAATGCTTCTAAATCCACAGTTAACGTGGCAGAGAACACGGCTGAGAAAACATTAAGTTCGCAAGTCAATGAACTCCCACCCGTTGCTAATGGTGACATCTCCCCAGATTCACAACCCCTCACAGTCAAAAAGGAACCGGTCAATAACAAGCCAAGTGCAACTCCAAAAGCACCCACTTCTCCAGAGGCTAATAAACTGAGCCCAGACTCAATCCAACGTTCACCTATGAAGAAGCTCCATTTGCCACGGGGACTAAGCAAAGACGATTCTACAAAACAGCAAGACGCCCCCTCTAGCTGGCTGGATCTGGACTTTCCCAAACGGAAACCTAAAGTCACAGAGCGCAAACTGAGCTCTTCTGTTAGTGAGAGCAATCTCCTGGACCCGTCTGGTGAGctagatgatgatgatttcattgATAAAATCAAGAAGCTTTGCGCCCCCTTCTCCCTCCCACCACGTAAACACAACCAACTTCGGCCACCTCAGCCCCCCTTTGCCATGCCAGCTATCAAGGAGGACCGCTTTGAGAAGACGTTTGACCCTGAGGAGTTTAAGTTTGGCTTGAGGAAGAAGAACCAGTTCACCTTAGACACACCCCCGAGTCTCTTAGCCAAACGAAACGAGACTAAATCTGGTCTGAAGCCCGCCAGGGCTAGTTTGGCCGATAGGAGCTTTCTGCTCAGTAGCCTCGACACCGACTCTCGACTCAGGGATAAAACCTCAGTCAAGGATGAGGTGGACACCAAGGAGGAGAAAGATGATAAGATCAAGGTGAAGTCTCGCTTGGAGGGGAGCTGTGTCCTCAGCAGCCTCAACTCCTCCATCAGAGGGAAGAGGAATGGCGctcaaacacaggaagaaggcACCAGCTCTGAGGATGGTACATCTAGCAAAAGCCCAAAGCTAAGCCCTCCACCTTTATCCCAGCCACACCCACCAAGCCCGACCACCACAGCACCAATGAAAGTCACACTGACCAAGCAGAGCTCTGCCCTGAGCGACACAAAGGAAGCTGCAGAGGCTGTGGTCAGTGACTCAGGCCCTCCATTTCCTTCCTTTAACGACATCAAGCTGCCAGACTATTTAGAGAAGTATCTCCAACAGGAACCAGGAAAACCAGTGGAGAGCACACAAGCACAGGAGCAAGTCAATAACAAG gtTATTGGAAAAATGACAACTCCGGTTTCTGGAGGTGAAGCAGACCTGGCTGTAAAACCAGGTCAACTGCTTCCTGATGCTGGGCCTTTTCCTGCGATTCCTCCATCCACACAGCCTACACTCCCTGAGCAGCCACAGGGGAAACTTCGTAATCAT ATAAGAACTGCCAGAGGATTTCACAAGCGCCCTGGAAAG ATGGTGTTGTTTGAGAGGGCTGATTTCAGTGGCGAAACGTATAAGATTTACAGGGACATAGCAGATGCTACGTCTCTGCAGCTCTCGCCTCTCATATCTGTGAAGGTTGTAAGAGGATG CTGGGTGCTCTACGAGAAGCCTGACTTCCAGGGACGCTCCATTGCTTTGGAAGAGGGGGGAATGGAATTGACAAATTTGTGGGAAGAGCCTGATTCAGAGACAGAACCACACAACAACCCACCAGTGCTGATTGGCTCTATTCGACTTGCTGTCTGG GATTACAGCATACCCCATATTGATCTGTTTACTGAACCGGAGGGCCACGGAAGAGTAACGCCTTACCACGATGACACAATAGAGACAGGCTCATTTGGCATCCCAGTGAGCACTGCTTCAATCCAAGTGCACTCTGGGGT GTGGCTGGTGTTCAGCGACCCAGGTTTCCAGGGCATGCTAGCTGTGCTGGAGACAGGAGTGTACCCTATTCCCGAGACCTGGGGCTTTCCGTCACCCTTCGTGGGATCCCTGAGACCACTTAAAATG GGTGGTTTCAAAGTGGAGAATCCCAATGAAGTCAAG GCTAAGGTGTATGAAAAGCCTGGCTTTGAGGGCTCCTGTGTGGAAATCgacagtgacattttcagcttttctgaagatgaagaagacaTTACCGCAGACAGCACAAACCTTGCCTCAAAGAAACTGAAGTCTGTGGGTTCTTTAAAGATCATTGGAGGACT CTGGGTAGGCTACAGCCAGCCGGGATTTGAGGGCCAACAGTACATCCTGGAGGAAGGAGAGTACCTGGACTGCAGCGAGTGGGGAGGTTCAGAGCAGCTCCTGTCACTGCGGCCAATACTGGCT GATTTCATGTCTCCACACCTCAAAATGTTCAACAACAGAGATTTTGACAAGCTGGGAGTGAACATTGACCTCACAGTGCCTGTTATTAACATGGATGACACAGGCTATGGCACGAAAACAGAGTCTATTGATGTCATCGGTGGCAT CTGGGTGGTGTTTGAAGAGCCAGGCTTTTGTGGTGAGTCCTACATCCTGGAGAAAGGCCTGTATGGAAGCCCAGAGGACTGGGGTGCGCTGCAGCCCAGAGTTGCTTCAGCGATGCCTGTCATGCTG gaTGATTTTGAGCATGCAGCCAAGTTTAAG GTGCAGATATTCTCTGATCCAGGTTTTCAAGGCTCTGTCCTCACTCTGGAGGACAATGCGGCCTCCCCGCAGGGCAGCATATCTGTGGCGTCTTGTAAGGTTCTGGCTGGCAG CTGGCTGGCATTTGAAGGCCAGGACTTCACTGGCAGGATGTACGTGTTAGAAGTGGGGAGCTACCCAGATCTGAGAGCAATGGGCTGTGTTAATGCGAGCTCCTCCATCCTGTCACTACAGCCTGTTGGCTTT GAGTTCTCACTGCCCTCCATCGCTCTGTTTGAGCGTGGGGGCCTTCGGGGGAAGAGGGTGGTTCTGACAGACGGATCAGTCAACCTTCAGCTGGTTGGAGGCTGTAGTAGAGTCCAGTCAGTGCTAGTGGAGGGAGGCAT